One Methanocaldococcus infernus ME DNA segment encodes these proteins:
- the gatD gene encoding Glu-tRNA(Gln) amidotransferase subunit GatD, translated as MDVGSYVRIKTKDGEFEGLILPSVDNNIVTIKMRNGYNIGILKEKILDVEILKRREVKYEIPPISIESEEEELISILSTGGTVASKVDYETGAVHPSFTAEDLIRAVPELLEIAKIKGRAVMNILSENMKPSYWAEIAKAIEEEVKEGAKGIVIAHGTDTLSYTAAALSFMVKGDVPIILVGAQRSSDRPSSDAYLNLLSSVLAARERIRGVYVVMHGESSDTFCYLHSGVRVRKSHSSRRDAFKSINSLPIAKIYPLERRIEYLEEVESSEKRGEIEINTNLEEKVALIKVFPGMDGEIINYYVDKGYKGIVLEGTGLGHAPEYIFNNIKYAIDNNVIVCMTTQTINGRVNMNVYSNGRKLKALGVIGCEDMLPEVAYVKLMYLLGNYKSEEVKELMGKNLVGEISYRSRFDTY; from the coding sequence TTGGATGTTGGTAGCTATGTAAGGATTAAAACTAAAGATGGAGAATTTGAAGGGCTTATCTTACCATCAGTAGATAACAATATTGTAACCATAAAAATGAGAAATGGCTACAATATTGGAATTTTGAAAGAGAAAATTTTAGATGTTGAAATATTAAAGAGAAGAGAAGTTAAATATGAAATTCCACCAATAAGTATAGAGAGTGAAGAGGAAGAGCTTATCTCTATTTTATCAACTGGAGGGACTGTAGCCTCTAAGGTTGACTATGAAACTGGAGCTGTTCATCCTTCATTTACAGCTGAAGATCTTATAAGAGCTGTTCCTGAACTGTTGGAGATAGCTAAGATTAAAGGAAGGGCTGTAATGAACATATTAAGCGAAAATATGAAGCCAAGCTATTGGGCTGAGATAGCTAAGGCTATTGAAGAAGAGGTTAAAGAAGGGGCTAAGGGAATAGTTATAGCCCATGGGACAGATACTTTAAGCTACACAGCTGCAGCTCTCTCTTTTATGGTTAAAGGAGATGTTCCAATTATCTTAGTTGGGGCTCAAAGAAGTAGTGATAGGCCATCCTCAGATGCTTATTTAAACCTATTAAGTTCAGTTTTAGCTGCAAGAGAAAGGATTAGAGGAGTTTATGTAGTGATGCATGGGGAAAGCTCAGATACTTTTTGCTACTTGCATAGTGGGGTTAGAGTTAGGAAAAGCCATAGCTCAAGAAGAGATGCATTTAAATCTATAAACTCTCTACCAATAGCTAAGATCTATCCTTTGGAAAGGAGAATAGAGTATTTAGAAGAGGTTGAGAGTTCTGAGAAGAGAGGAGAAATAGAGATAAATACTAACTTAGAGGAAAAAGTAGCTCTAATAAAGGTTTTCCCTGGAATGGATGGAGAGATAATAAATTACTATGTTGATAAGGGTTATAAGGGAATTGTTTTAGAGGGAACTGGCTTAGGGCATGCTCCTGAATATATCTTTAATAATATTAAGTATGCCATAGATAATAATGTTATTGTTTGTATGACCACTCAAACAATAAATGGAAGAGTAAATATGAATGTCTATTCCAATGGAAGGAAATTGAAAGCTTTAGGGGTTATTGGCTGTGAAGACATGCTTCCAGAAGTAGCTTATGTTAAACTTATGTATCTCTTAGGAAACTATAAATCTGAAGAGGTTAAGGAATTAATGGGTAAAAATTTAGTTGGAGAGATTAGCTATAGAAGTAGGTTTGACACTTACTAA
- a CDS encoding type II/IV secretion system ATPase subunit, translated as MGILDKLRKEPDKKKEKILKKDSESEILDKYSVKVDEIECEVFIVREGGFTYYRIPDVDKIYESLKELEKGNYFNLIKTQITDLGLVTYEQIRDYILNFSLRYDINIPNIDELAKFYYLLIGRLGLLEIPLNDPNLEEVMVNGYNHPVFVFHRKHQMCETNIVLDRNEVDRIIESIASLVNRTIDSRVPMLDAFLPDGSRVNATTSDICMNGATITIRKFSREPLTVIDLINFGTLDVDTAAFLWQAVEGYFGAKPANSLIVGGTGSGKTTLLNVLSLFSMYNERIITIEDTPELQIPHRHVIRLITRPARPGMPEYEVTMDDLVKNALRMRPDRIFVGEVRGKEAYSLLVAMNTGHDGCSGTLHANSADEAILRLLSPPMNVPPIMLNSLNFIINIQRIRRGGKTLRRILGIIEVLPSGGETEIAKTTLYEYSATKDGLERKGVCMWEEEVCEIAGISREELFRDRNMRKRLLTYLYKNNIRKLEDVAKYIREFQINPENALKKLTS; from the coding sequence ATGGGTATCCTTGATAAGTTAAGAAAAGAACCTGATAAGAAAAAAGAGAAAATTTTAAAAAAAGATAGTGAGTCTGAGATTTTAGATAAATATAGTGTAAAAGTTGATGAAATTGAGTGTGAAGTATTTATAGTTAGGGAAGGAGGATTTACTTACTATAGAATTCCTGATGTAGATAAAATATATGAGTCTCTCAAAGAGTTGGAAAAGGGTAACTATTTTAACCTTATAAAAACCCAAATTACAGATCTTGGATTAGTAACTTATGAGCAAATTAGGGACTATATCCTAAACTTTTCTTTGAGATATGATATAAATATTCCAAATATTGATGAATTAGCCAAATTTTACTATTTATTGATAGGAAGGCTTGGACTATTAGAGATTCCTCTGAATGATCCTAACTTAGAGGAAGTTATGGTTAATGGTTATAATCATCCTGTCTTTGTTTTTCATAGGAAACATCAGATGTGTGAAACCAACATAGTGTTAGATAGAAATGAAGTAGATAGAATTATAGAGAGTATAGCCTCTTTAGTCAATAGAACTATAGATTCAAGGGTTCCTATGTTAGATGCCTTCCTACCAGATGGTAGTAGGGTTAATGCCACAACCTCAGACATTTGTATGAATGGAGCAACAATAACTATAAGAAAGTTCTCAAGAGAGCCTTTAACTGTTATAGACTTAATAAACTTTGGAACCTTAGATGTAGATACAGCTGCCTTCCTCTGGCAGGCTGTTGAAGGTTATTTTGGAGCTAAGCCAGCTAACTCATTGATTGTTGGAGGAACAGGTTCAGGAAAAACTACATTATTAAATGTTCTCTCTTTATTTTCTATGTATAATGAAAGAATTATTACTATTGAAGATACTCCAGAATTACAGATCCCACATAGGCATGTTATTAGGTTAATAACAAGGCCAGCAAGGCCTGGGATGCCAGAGTATGAAGTAACTATGGATGATCTTGTAAAAAATGCTCTTAGAATGAGGCCTGACAGAATATTTGTTGGAGAGGTTAGAGGAAAGGAAGCTTATTCCCTATTGGTGGCTATGAATACAGGACATGATGGATGCTCAGGAACATTACATGCCAATAGTGCAGATGAGGCAATATTAAGACTTCTAAGTCCTCCTATGAATGTTCCTCCTATTATGTTGAATTCTCTAAACTTCATTATAAACATCCAAAGAATTAGGAGAGGAGGGAAAACCCTTAGAAGAATATTAGGGATTATAGAAGTGTTACCAAGTGGAGGAGAAACTGAAATAGCAAAGACAACACTCTATGAATACAGTGCTACCAAAGACGGGCTGGAGAGGAAAGGAGTTTGTATGTGGGAAGAAGAGGTTTGTGAAATTGCTGGAATTTCAAGAGAAGAGCTTTTTAGAGACAGAAATATGAGAAAAAGACTTTTAACTTACTTATATAAAAATAATATTAGAAAGTTGGAGGATGTTGCAAAGTATATAAGAGAATTTCAGATAAATCCTGAGAATGCTCTTAAAAAACTTACAAGCTGA